From a single Deltaproteobacteria bacterium genomic region:
- a CDS encoding response regulator: MSARILAVDDEPDLLELVRLGLSQAGYVVETARTGTEALAALRRAPPDLVVLDVMLPDLSGTELCARIRADQRLAAVPIIMLTAKSEEIDRVVGLEVGADDYVTKPFSPRELALRVRAVLRRRAPSDERLRVLEHSVLRVDPEAHRASVGGDEIVLTAKEFQLLLALMTRPGRVMTRERLLDEVWGSDITVTSRTIDTHLKRLREKLGAAGALVETVRGVGYRFAE, encoded by the coding sequence GTGAGCGCGCGGATCCTCGCGGTCGACGACGAGCCGGATCTGCTCGAGCTCGTCCGCCTGGGACTCAGCCAGGCGGGCTACGTCGTCGAGACCGCACGCACCGGAACCGAGGCGCTGGCCGCGCTGCGGCGCGCGCCCCCCGACCTGGTCGTGCTCGACGTGATGCTGCCCGACCTGTCCGGCACCGAGCTCTGCGCGCGCATCCGCGCCGACCAGCGGCTGGCCGCGGTGCCGATCATCATGCTCACCGCGAAGTCCGAAGAGATCGACCGGGTCGTCGGACTCGAGGTCGGCGCGGACGACTACGTGACCAAGCCGTTCAGTCCGCGCGAGCTCGCGCTCCGCGTGCGCGCGGTCCTGCGCCGGCGCGCGCCGTCGGACGAGCGCCTGCGCGTGCTCGAGCACTCAGTGCTTCGCGTCGACCCCGAGGCGCACCGCGCAAGCGTCGGCGGCGACGAGATCGTGCTCACCGCCAAGGAGTTCCAGCTTCTGCTCGCGCTGATGACCCGGCCGGGGCGAGTGATGACTCGCGAGCGGCTCCTCGACGAGGTCTGGGGCTCCGACATCACCGTCACCTCGCGCACGATCGACACGCACCTGAAGCGGCTGCGCGAGAAGCTCGGCGCGGCGGGCGCGCTGGTCGAGACCGTGCGCGGCGTCGGCTATCGCTTCGCCGAGTAG
- a CDS encoding phosphate ABC transporter substrate-binding protein, with protein sequence MKRMALTIAFTAAGLFGAPLQAPASEASVDPAIQPYARTSGVAGNLNSIGSDTLNNLMTFWAEAFHASYPSVRVQVEGKGSSTAPPALIEATAQIGPMSRAMKADEVDAFEKKFGYPPTQIRVAVDALAVYVSKDNPLEKLTLPQVDAIFSKSRRCGEAGALDTWGSLGVTGALASQPIRLYGRNSASGTYGYFKETALCGGDFRDTVKEQPGSASVVQGVTEDKLGIGYSGLGYQTSGVKALALARDAKSGFASTDPEEVYAGKYPLARFLYVYVNRAPGKPLDPLTEQFLCFVLSREGQQIVLKDGYLPLKAGVVEQELAKLR encoded by the coding sequence ATGAAGCGAATGGCGCTGACGATCGCGTTTACGGCCGCGGGCCTGTTCGGGGCGCCGCTCCAGGCGCCGGCCTCCGAGGCCAGCGTGGACCCGGCCATCCAGCCCTACGCCCGCACCAGCGGCGTGGCGGGGAACCTGAACTCGATCGGGTCGGACACGCTGAACAACCTGATGACTTTCTGGGCGGAGGCCTTCCACGCCTCCTATCCGAGTGTGCGCGTGCAGGTCGAGGGCAAGGGGTCGTCGACCGCGCCGCCGGCGCTGATCGAGGCCACCGCGCAGATCGGCCCGATGAGCCGGGCCATGAAGGCGGACGAGGTCGACGCCTTCGAGAAGAAGTTCGGCTACCCCCCGACGCAGATCCGCGTCGCGGTGGACGCCCTGGCCGTCTACGTCTCGAAGGACAACCCGCTCGAGAAGCTCACGCTGCCGCAGGTCGACGCGATCTTCTCGAAATCGCGCCGCTGCGGCGAGGCCGGCGCGCTCGACACTTGGGGATCGCTCGGCGTCACGGGCGCGCTCGCTTCGCAGCCGATCCGGCTCTACGGCCGCAACTCGGCCTCGGGCACCTACGGCTACTTCAAGGAGACCGCCCTCTGCGGCGGCGACTTCCGCGACACGGTGAAGGAGCAGCCCGGCTCCGCGTCCGTGGTGCAGGGCGTGACCGAGGACAAGCTCGGCATCGGCTACAGCGGGCTCGGCTACCAGACATCGGGCGTGAAGGCGCTCGCGCTCGCGCGCGACGCGAAGAGCGGGTTCGCCAGCACCGACCCGGAAGAGGTGTACGCGGGCAAGTATCCGCTCGCGCGCTTCCTGTACGTGTACGTGAATCGCGCGCCCGGCAAGCCGCTCGACCCCCTCACCGAGCAGTTCCTGTGCTTCGTGCTCTCGCGCGAGGGTCAGCAGATCGTGCTCAAGGACGGCTATCTGCCGCTCAAGGCCGGCGTCGTAGAGCAAGAGCTCGCGAAGCTGCGCTAG
- the phoU gene encoding phosphate signaling complex protein PhoU, whose translation MLRAVTGRASKSESTIDALREQILRMGALAEAILAKALRCVVERDRAIGEAVQRDDLAIDQLDVAIDDAILRALALQAPVAEDLRQVIAIKTMATDLERIGDLSRNIAKSGMRLAERPETQLPSRLEPLRNAATRLLRTALDSFQTLDAEAARGVIAGDDRVDELQDALVRQLIEGMEGDPSSASQAVDVIFIAESLERVGDHATNIAEDVILAVEARNVKHAEKLARRAQGSGT comes from the coding sequence ATGCTCCGAGCCGTGACCGGAAGAGCGAGCAAGTCGGAGTCGACCATCGACGCCCTGCGCGAGCAGATTCTGCGCATGGGGGCTCTGGCGGAGGCGATCCTGGCCAAGGCCCTGCGCTGCGTGGTCGAGCGCGACCGCGCGATCGGCGAGGCGGTCCAGCGCGACGACCTCGCGATCGACCAGCTCGACGTCGCGATCGACGACGCCATCCTCCGCGCGCTCGCGCTGCAGGCGCCGGTGGCGGAGGATCTTCGCCAGGTGATCGCGATCAAGACCATGGCGACGGACCTGGAGCGGATCGGGGACCTGTCGCGGAACATCGCCAAGAGCGGGATGCGGCTCGCCGAGCGGCCCGAGACGCAGCTCCCCAGCCGGCTCGAGCCGCTCCGGAACGCGGCCACCCGCCTGCTCCGCACGGCGCTCGACAGCTTCCAGACGCTCGACGCCGAGGCCGCGCGCGGGGTGATCGCCGGCGACGACCGCGTCGACGAGCTGCAGGACGCCCTGGTGCGCCAGCTGATCGAGGGGATGGAGGGCGACCCGTCCAGCGCCTCGCAGGCCGTGGACGTGATCTTCATCGCCGAGAGCCTGGAGCGGGTCGGCGATCACGCCACGAACATCGCCGAGGACGTGATCCTCGCGGTCGAGGCGCGGAACGTGAAGCACGCCGAGAAGCTCGCCCGCCGCGCGCAAGGGAGCGGGACGTGA
- the pstB gene encoding phosphate ABC transporter ATP-binding protein: MTTAPTLNPELSRLPEFEKAVVRVRGLSLWYGASRALADVSLDFPEHKITALIGPSGCGKSTLLRCINRMHDLVDGVRVAGELLFHERSIFEPEVDVFALRRRIGMVFQKSNPFPKSIYENVAYGCRIHGLSQRVELDEIVERSLIGAGLWDEVKDRLRESALGLSGGQQQRLCIARAIAVEPEVILLDEPCSALDPIATQKIEELMRGLADRYTIVIVTHNMQQAARVSDYTAFMYLGRVIEFGETGELFVKPRVRATEDYIRGKFG, from the coding sequence TTGACGACGGCGCCGACGCTGAATCCCGAGCTCTCGCGGCTCCCGGAGTTCGAGAAGGCGGTCGTCCGCGTGCGCGGGCTTTCGCTCTGGTACGGCGCGTCCCGGGCGCTCGCCGACGTGAGCCTCGATTTCCCCGAGCACAAGATCACGGCCCTGATCGGCCCGTCGGGCTGCGGGAAGTCGACGCTGCTGCGCTGCATCAACCGCATGCACGATCTCGTCGACGGGGTTCGGGTCGCGGGAGAGCTGCTCTTCCACGAACGCAGCATCTTCGAGCCCGAGGTGGACGTCTTCGCGCTTCGCCGGCGCATCGGCATGGTGTTCCAGAAGTCGAACCCGTTTCCGAAGTCGATCTACGAGAACGTCGCTTACGGCTGCCGGATCCACGGGCTCTCGCAGCGCGTCGAGCTGGACGAGATCGTCGAGCGCAGCCTGATCGGCGCGGGCCTCTGGGACGAGGTGAAGGACCGGCTGCGCGAGAGCGCACTCGGCCTCTCCGGCGGGCAACAGCAGCGGCTCTGCATCGCGCGCGCGATCGCGGTCGAGCCCGAGGTGATCCTGCTCGACGAGCCGTGCTCCGCGCTCGACCCGATCGCCACGCAGAAGATCGAGGAGCTGATGCGCGGACTCGCGGACCGCTACACGATCGTGATCGTCACGCACAACATGCAGCAGGCCGCGCGCGTATCCGACTACACCGCGTTCATGTACCTGGGCCGCGTGATCGAGTTCGGCGAGACGGGCGAACTCTTCGTGAAGCCGCGGGTGCGCGCGACCGAGGACTACATCCGCGGCAAGTTCGGCTGA
- a CDS encoding ABC transporter permease subunit yields MQPASRPEPNADAPPLPSAFPVSTSRGRLLRDRAAGALVRAAGLAVVLSLVGILGFLLLEVAPLLRGAKLSEPRLLAGLPVEPAVLLVDPSLERLASVSRDGLVAVLDAATGSQETTLQAPIEGEIVAVGDAPGESTFTALTVDGRAIVVPVDWRVTYGEGGARAVRAELGEPVELALEPGGARVLAFSARARATGAAAAAVLSDGTLVVVRRSIRVNEFSGERDERSSLSRIPSPEGVTRLAIDSDQRQVYGADARGTLYWWELTEEGIRHPLVSETGSPISALSLLVGGRSVVVGHADGSLSIWFRVRTGRAHSELVRAHVLESQGAAIRAIAPSWRKRSFAALGEDGEIGLYHTTSERTLWRGSAPDGDVRAAALAPRGDALYLASPSGVSAFAVRNPHPEASLAALAAPIWYEDYPEPAWVWQSTGGSEEFESKLSLTPLAIGTLKGAFYALFFAIPLGILGALYTSQLMDPRLQRWVKPTVEIMASLPSVVLGFLAGLWLAPRLERLLPGLLVWIAAAPLLALAAGAVFRALPARLRSRLPLGAEVALAAAALALGAAGAISLSGSVEAFAFGGDFASWLVRTTGLAYDQRNAVVAGIAMAFAVIPIIFAISEESLSNVPRSLSAASLALGATRWQTLARVVLPAASPGLFAAVMIGFGRAVGETMIVLMATGNTPLLGFSPFDGFRSLSANIAVEIPEAPHGATLYRVLFLSALLLFVVTFALNTVADLVRESLRRRYSGS; encoded by the coding sequence ATGCAGCCGGCCTCGCGACCCGAGCCGAATGCCGACGCCCCCCCACTTCCGTCGGCGTTCCCCGTCTCGACGTCTCGGGGCCGGTTGCTTCGCGACCGCGCGGCCGGCGCGCTGGTGCGCGCCGCGGGGCTCGCGGTCGTGCTGTCGCTGGTCGGAATCCTCGGCTTCCTGCTGCTCGAGGTCGCGCCGCTCCTGCGCGGTGCGAAGCTCTCCGAGCCGCGCCTGCTCGCAGGGCTTCCGGTCGAGCCCGCGGTGTTGCTGGTCGATCCGTCGCTCGAGCGCCTCGCCAGCGTCTCGCGCGACGGCCTCGTGGCGGTTCTCGACGCTGCGACCGGATCGCAGGAGACCACGCTGCAGGCGCCGATCGAAGGCGAGATCGTGGCCGTCGGAGACGCCCCGGGCGAGTCGACCTTCACCGCGCTCACGGTCGACGGGCGCGCGATCGTGGTGCCGGTCGATTGGCGGGTGACGTACGGCGAGGGTGGTGCGCGCGCAGTCCGCGCCGAACTCGGCGAGCCGGTGGAGCTCGCGCTCGAGCCCGGTGGGGCCCGCGTTCTGGCTTTCTCCGCGCGCGCGCGCGCGACCGGTGCCGCGGCTGCCGCCGTCCTCTCCGACGGCACGCTCGTGGTCGTTCGCCGCTCGATCCGCGTGAACGAATTCTCCGGCGAGCGCGACGAGCGGTCCTCGCTCTCGCGGATTCCGTCACCGGAGGGTGTCACGCGGCTCGCGATCGACTCGGACCAGCGCCAGGTGTACGGGGCCGACGCGCGCGGAACGCTCTACTGGTGGGAGCTCACCGAGGAGGGGATCCGCCACCCGCTCGTCAGCGAAACGGGATCGCCGATCTCTGCGCTGTCATTGCTCGTCGGTGGGCGGAGCGTCGTCGTCGGACACGCGGACGGCAGCCTCTCGATCTGGTTCCGCGTGAGGACCGGTCGCGCGCACTCCGAGCTGGTGCGCGCGCACGTGCTCGAGTCACAGGGCGCGGCGATTCGCGCGATCGCCCCCTCGTGGCGCAAGCGCAGCTTCGCGGCGCTCGGCGAGGACGGCGAGATCGGGCTCTACCACACCACGTCCGAGCGCACGCTCTGGCGCGGATCCGCCCCCGACGGCGACGTGCGCGCCGCGGCGCTCGCTCCGCGTGGGGACGCGCTCTACCTCGCGAGCCCCTCGGGCGTGAGCGCCTTCGCGGTGCGCAATCCCCACCCCGAGGCGTCGCTGGCCGCCCTGGCGGCACCGATCTGGTACGAGGACTACCCCGAGCCGGCCTGGGTCTGGCAGTCGACCGGAGGCTCCGAGGAGTTCGAGTCGAAGCTCTCGCTCACCCCGCTCGCGATCGGCACGCTGAAGGGCGCCTTCTACGCGCTGTTCTTCGCGATCCCGCTCGGGATCCTGGGCGCTCTGTACACCTCGCAGCTGATGGACCCGCGCCTGCAGCGCTGGGTCAAGCCGACGGTCGAGATCATGGCGTCACTTCCGAGTGTCGTGCTGGGATTCCTGGCCGGGCTCTGGCTGGCGCCCCGGCTGGAGCGCCTGCTGCCGGGCCTGCTGGTGTGGATCGCGGCCGCGCCGCTCCTGGCGCTGGCCGCGGGCGCGGTGTTCCGCGCGCTTCCCGCCCGGCTGCGCTCGCGGCTGCCGCTCGGAGCCGAGGTGGCGCTCGCGGCCGCGGCGCTCGCGCTCGGCGCGGCCGGCGCGATCTCGCTCTCGGGAAGCGTCGAGGCGTTCGCATTCGGCGGCGATTTCGCAAGCTGGCTGGTCCGGACCACGGGCCTCGCCTACGACCAGCGCAATGCCGTCGTCGCGGGAATCGCGATGGCGTTCGCCGTGATCCCGATCATCTTCGCGATCTCCGAGGAGTCGCTCTCGAACGTGCCCAGATCGCTCTCTGCGGCCTCGCTCGCGCTCGGCGCTACCCGCTGGCAGACACTGGCGCGTGTCGTGCTGCCGGCTGCGAGTCCGGGGCTCTTCGCCGCGGTGATGATCGGCTTCGGGCGCGCGGTGGGCGAGACCATGATCGTGCTGATGGCGACCGGGAACACGCCGCTGCTGGGGTTCAGCCCGTTCGACGGCTTCCGCTCGCTCTCCGCGAACATCGCGGTGGAGATTCCGGAGGCCCCGCACGGCGCCACGCTCTACCGCGTGCTCTTCCTCTCGGCGCTGCTGCTCTTCGTGGTCACGTTCGCTCTCAACACCGTCGCAGATCTCGTTCGCGAGAGCCTGCGGCGTCGGTACTCGGGAAGCTAG
- a CDS encoding sigma-54-dependent Fis family transcriptional regulator yields MREPRTVLVVDDEPAMREMLVSLLEEEGIRARPAGNAAEALDCTRESDFDAVISDIRMPGTDGITLLGEVRQARPDTPVILMTAFGSIDSAVDAMRSGAFDYITKPFKRGEVLASLERAFERRALEQENRRLRRALDKTTSFGDLIGASPAMHEIFALIRKISSSRSNALISGESGTGKEVVARTIHFTGARAQAPFVPINCTAMPEGLLESELFGHVRGAFTGAHSTKRGLFEEAHTGTIFLDEIGDMSPALQSKLLRVLQDQEIRPVGGNKAVRVDVRVIAATNKDLKKEIGEGRFRQDLFYRLNVIAIHIPPLRERSEDIPPLALAFLERHAPDRKISLSHGALEILKHQPWEGNARELENALERALLLASGDEIQISDLPSFADSARRDPEPDHPERKLLASALEKQMSLRELSDLYTQRILDLVHGNKVRAARILGINRRTLYRRGEIRQREAVRNAATETI; encoded by the coding sequence ATGAGAGAACCTCGAACGGTCCTGGTCGTCGATGACGAGCCCGCGATGCGCGAGATGCTGGTCTCTCTTCTCGAGGAGGAGGGCATCCGCGCGCGCCCGGCGGGAAATGCGGCCGAAGCGCTGGATTGCACGCGCGAGAGCGACTTCGACGCGGTGATCTCCGACATCCGCATGCCGGGCACGGACGGAATCACGCTGCTCGGCGAGGTGCGCCAGGCGCGCCCCGACACGCCGGTGATCCTGATGACGGCCTTCGGCAGCATCGACTCCGCGGTCGACGCGATGCGCAGCGGGGCCTTCGACTACATCACCAAGCCCTTCAAGCGCGGCGAGGTGCTGGCGTCGCTGGAGCGCGCGTTCGAGCGACGGGCGCTGGAGCAGGAGAATCGGCGCCTGCGGCGCGCGCTCGACAAGACCACCTCGTTCGGCGACCTGATCGGCGCAAGCCCCGCCATGCACGAGATCTTCGCTCTGATCCGGAAGATCTCGAGCAGCCGGTCCAACGCGCTGATCTCCGGCGAGAGCGGAACCGGCAAGGAGGTGGTCGCCCGGACCATCCACTTCACCGGGGCGCGAGCGCAGGCGCCGTTCGTTCCGATCAACTGCACGGCGATGCCCGAGGGCCTGCTCGAGAGCGAGCTCTTCGGGCACGTGCGCGGCGCGTTCACCGGCGCGCACTCGACCAAGCGCGGCCTGTTCGAGGAGGCCCACACCGGCACGATCTTCCTCGACGAGATCGGGGACATGAGCCCCGCCCTGCAGAGCAAGCTGCTGCGGGTGCTCCAGGACCAGGAGATCCGGCCGGTCGGCGGCAACAAGGCGGTCCGGGTCGACGTGCGCGTGATCGCGGCGACGAACAAGGACCTGAAGAAGGAGATCGGCGAGGGCCGTTTCCGCCAGGACCTCTTCTACCGGCTGAACGTGATCGCCATCCACATCCCGCCGCTCCGCGAGCGCTCCGAGGACATTCCCCCGCTGGCGCTGGCGTTTCTCGAGCGCCACGCCCCGGACCGCAAGATCTCGCTCTCCCACGGCGCGCTCGAGATCCTCAAGCACCAGCCCTGGGAGGGCAACGCGCGCGAGCTCGAGAACGCGCTCGAGCGCGCGCTGCTCCTGGCCTCGGGCGACGAGATCCAGATCTCCGACCTGCCGAGCTTCGCGGACTCGGCCCGGCGAGACCCGGAGCCGGACCATCCCGAGCGCAAGCTGCTCGCCTCGGCGCTCGAAAAGCAGATGTCGCTGCGAGAGCTCTCCGACCTGTACACGCAGCGGATCCTCGATCTCGTCCACGGAAACAAGGTCCGGGCGGCTCGCATATTGGGGATCAACCGGCGTACCCTGTACCGGCGCGGCGAAATCCGACAGCGTGAGGCGGTCCGCAACGCCGCAACGGAGACAATTTGA
- the pstA gene encoding phosphate ABC transporter permease PstA: MAFRLRRGAGGDAMIALTAGALALNLLLVGGLVFLVAANGLGHFWQADLAELRLRDGSTLLGEIVDRELDLDARGEPRERVRVAVGNRDLRGADFRWVDVAEIESETLPRDAGVLERESWGRFYGTPVAIRSSDRVRVEGAEAVWAELPGLLRAKRDERAESVDALREEIRGLNREIERLRREGRDVAGLQAHYEDAASVLTTREAALLADQLVMRTADGREAAIPLAHVVRALRANELGAGGKLALYASRLWEFLAGEPRESNTEGGIFPAIFGTVLMVLLTSLAVAPFGVLTALYLREYAQQGLVVRCVRIAVNSLAGVPSIVFGVFGLGFFVYVVGGSLDALFFSDRLPTPTFGTGGILWASLTLALLTVPVVVVATEEGLAAVPRVVREGSLALGATKFETLWRVVLPAALPGVLTGLILAMARAAGEVAPLMIVGMVKLAPSLPLDLEFPFLHLERKFMHLGFHIYDVGFQSPNIEAVRPLVFATALLLILVVLSTNLTAILVRNHLRRKYAGSAI, translated from the coding sequence ATGGCGTTCCGACTCCGAAGAGGTGCGGGCGGGGACGCCATGATCGCGCTCACGGCGGGCGCGCTGGCGCTGAATCTGCTCCTCGTCGGCGGCCTGGTATTTCTCGTCGCGGCGAACGGGCTGGGACACTTCTGGCAGGCCGACCTCGCGGAGCTTCGGCTGCGCGACGGATCGACCCTGCTCGGCGAGATCGTCGATCGCGAGCTCGACCTCGACGCTCGCGGCGAGCCGCGCGAGCGCGTTCGCGTCGCGGTGGGCAATCGCGACCTCCGCGGCGCGGACTTCCGCTGGGTCGACGTCGCCGAGATCGAGAGCGAGACCTTGCCGCGCGACGCGGGCGTGCTGGAGCGCGAGTCGTGGGGCCGGTTCTACGGCACTCCGGTCGCGATCCGCAGCTCCGATCGCGTGCGGGTGGAGGGTGCGGAGGCGGTCTGGGCCGAGCTCCCGGGTCTGTTGCGCGCAAAGCGCGACGAGCGTGCCGAGAGCGTCGACGCGCTCCGCGAGGAGATCCGCGGCCTGAATCGCGAGATCGAGCGGCTGCGCCGCGAGGGACGCGACGTCGCGGGACTGCAGGCCCACTACGAGGACGCCGCGAGCGTGCTGACTACGCGCGAGGCCGCGCTCCTGGCCGATCAGCTGGTCATGCGCACCGCCGACGGCCGCGAAGCGGCGATCCCGCTCGCGCACGTCGTGCGCGCGCTGCGCGCGAACGAGTTGGGCGCGGGCGGAAAGCTCGCGCTCTACGCGTCCCGCCTCTGGGAATTCCTGGCCGGCGAGCCGCGCGAGTCGAACACGGAGGGCGGCATCTTCCCGGCGATCTTCGGCACCGTGCTGATGGTCCTGCTCACGAGTCTGGCCGTCGCTCCGTTCGGCGTGCTGACCGCCCTGTACCTGCGCGAGTACGCGCAGCAGGGTCTGGTCGTGCGCTGCGTGCGGATCGCGGTGAACAGCCTCGCGGGCGTGCCTTCGATCGTCTTTGGCGTCTTCGGTCTCGGCTTCTTCGTCTACGTGGTCGGCGGCTCGCTCGACGCTCTGTTCTTCTCGGACCGGCTGCCGACGCCGACGTTTGGCACCGGCGGCATCCTCTGGGCGAGCCTGACGCTCGCGCTGCTCACGGTTCCCGTGGTCGTGGTCGCGACCGAAGAGGGCCTCGCCGCGGTTCCGCGCGTGGTTCGCGAGGGGTCGCTCGCGCTGGGCGCGACGAAGTTCGAGACGCTCTGGCGCGTCGTGCTTCCGGCGGCGCTTCCCGGCGTGCTCACGGGACTGATCCTGGCGATGGCCCGCGCGGCGGGTGAGGTCGCGCCGCTGATGATCGTGGGAATGGTGAAGCTCGCGCCGAGCCTTCCGCTCGATCTCGAGTTCCCGTTCCTGCACCTGGAGCGGAAGTTCATGCACCTGGGCTTCCACATCTACGACGTGGGCTTCCAGAGCCCGAACATCGAGGCGGTCAGGCCCCTGGTCTTCGCGACCGCGCTGCTCTTGATCCTGGTGGTCCTCTCGACCAATCTCACCGCGATCCTGGTGCGCAATCACCTGCGGCGGAAGTACGCCGGGAGTGCGATTTGA
- a CDS encoding CBS domain-containing protein, whose protein sequence is MNRLVRRHFVSAKPGESLLDADRIMRLARIRHLPVVEAGRLVGVLSHRDILHASIARLEERDAGERMDHLRGISVAEVMHREPYTATETTTLGDAARRMLRLKIGFLPVVRPGPEGDELVGLVTESDLLRAAYAPDFEDASD, encoded by the coding sequence GTGAACAGGCTGGTCAGGCGGCACTTCGTCAGCGCCAAGCCGGGCGAGAGCCTGCTCGACGCGGATCGGATCATGCGGCTCGCGCGGATCCGGCACCTGCCGGTCGTCGAGGCCGGGCGGCTGGTGGGGGTGCTCTCGCACCGCGACATCCTGCACGCGTCGATCGCGCGGCTCGAGGAACGTGATGCCGGCGAGCGGATGGATCATCTGCGCGGCATCAGCGTCGCCGAGGTGATGCACCGCGAGCCCTACACGGCCACCGAGACCACGACGCTCGGCGATGCCGCGCGTCGCATGCTTCGCCTGAAGATCGGATTCCTGCCGGTGGTCCGGCCCGGGCCCGAGGGCGACGAGCTGGTCGGCCTGGTCACCGAGAGCGATCTGCTTCGCGCCGCCTACGCCCCCGACTTCGAAGACGCGTCGGACTGA
- a CDS encoding universal stress protein: MQIATILVPTDFSEHAQKAIETAEILAKPLCASIHLLHVLHLPVQAVTPEMAVVPVGFWQDLRAHAERKLDESRKAIESHGVRCATEVIEDIPGFAIAAAAKRTNADLIVMGSRGLTGIKHAILGSVAERTVRSAPCPVLTVKQDGGGALRLRTILVPMDFSPSSHRALDIAKELAKSAGPAHLILVHAYYVPIELEQFLIQQGDPVLERLSESVTKDLEKILTGLQDAGISSEYLASRGAPERLIVDLAKQKHADLIVMGTHGRRGLTHLLLGSVAERVVRTADCPVMTVQEKRG, translated from the coding sequence ATGCAGATCGCGACGATCCTCGTCCCCACGGACTTCTCGGAGCACGCGCAGAAGGCGATCGAGACCGCCGAGATCCTGGCCAAGCCGCTCTGCGCGTCGATCCACCTGCTGCACGTCCTGCATCTGCCGGTGCAGGCGGTCACGCCAGAAATGGCCGTGGTGCCGGTCGGCTTCTGGCAGGATCTTCGGGCGCACGCGGAGCGAAAGCTCGACGAGTCGCGCAAGGCGATCGAGAGCCACGGCGTGCGCTGCGCGACCGAGGTGATCGAGGACATTCCCGGGTTCGCGATCGCGGCCGCGGCCAAGCGCACGAACGCGGACCTGATCGTGATGGGCAGCCGGGGCCTGACGGGAATCAAGCACGCGATCCTCGGCTCGGTCGCGGAGCGGACAGTGCGCAGCGCGCCCTGCCCGGTTCTGACCGTGAAACAGGACGGCGGCGGAGCCCTGCGGCTGCGGACGATCCTGGTGCCGATGGACTTCTCGCCCTCTTCGCACCGCGCGCTCGACATCGCCAAGGAGCTCGCGAAGTCGGCGGGGCCCGCGCACCTGATCCTGGTGCACGCCTACTACGTGCCGATCGAGCTGGAGCAGTTCCTGATCCAGCAGGGCGATCCGGTGCTCGAGCGTCTGTCGGAGAGCGTGACGAAGGATCTGGAGAAGATCCTCACGGGACTGCAGGACGCCGGGATCTCTTCCGAGTACCTGGCCAGCCGCGGCGCGCCCGAGCGGCTGATCGTCGACCTCGCGAAGCAGAAGCACGCAGACCTGATCGTGATGGGCACCCACGGCCGGCGCGGACTCACGCACCTGCTGCTCGGCAGCGTCGCCGAGCGGGTCGTGCGCACGGCGGACTGCCCGGTGATGACCGTGCAGGAGAAGCGCGGCTAG